The following proteins come from a genomic window of Megalobrama amblycephala isolate DHTTF-2021 linkage group LG1, ASM1881202v1, whole genome shotgun sequence:
- the gpr139 gene encoding probable G-protein coupled receptor 139: MFFSFTPPTPFLVTYFHPFCVHASPDFILTSSQHLLSLSLSRHLSSHTHSSSHPCLSTHHIAGFIASHRLCLSATHTRLQSFSDSHTCQSALHLRVLRLGCGSSPLWSLKEGREAMEHSHIFTVLSTNSSSWSPRGCPLGQFPVIYYSSLLCLGLPANILTVIILSQLVLRRQKSSYNYLLALAVADILVLLLIVFVDFLLEDFILGAPLPHSLNKAVQVLEFSSIHTSIWITVPLTVDRYIAVCHPLRYHTVSYPARTRKVILAVYVGCLISSVPYYWWPELWHGMPGASNGGRSSSAGQHVLVWVHCATVYLLPCSVFFSLNAIIVRKLRCRRSCFRLRGYSTGKTTAILLAITSVFAVLWAPRTLMILYHLYTAQPAMPGPARLLHLVTDVANMLALLNTGVNFFLYCFISKRFRRMAGTVLKALFRCRKQPPPFYASHNFSITSSPWISPANSHCIKMLVYQYDKNGKPVCISS; the protein is encoded by the exons ATGTTCTTCTCCTTCACGCCCCCCACCCCCTTTCTCGTCACTTATTTTCACCCTTTTTGCGTTCATGCCTCCCCAGATTTCATTCTCACCAGCTCTCAAcacctcctctctctctctctctcccgccacctctcctcacacacacactcttcctCACATCCCTGCCTCTCTACCCATCACATCGCCGGCTTCATCGCATCTCATCGTCTGTGTCTCTCTGCCACGCACACACGCTTGCAGTCATTCTCTGACTCTCACACGTGCCAGTCGGCTCTACATCTGCGTGTCCTGCGGCTCGGCTGTGGTTCGTCTCCTCTCTGGAGCTTGAAGGAGGGCAGAGaggccatggagcacagccacATCTTCACCGTACTGTCCACCAACTCCAGTTCTTGGAGTCCTCGCGGTTGCCCTCTCGGACAGTTTCCAGTCATTTACTACAGTTCCTTGCTGTGCCTCGGCCTGCCTG CAAACATCCTCACAGTGATCATCCTTTCTCAGCTGGTGCTGCGACGACAGAAATCTTCCTATAACTACCTACTGGCCCTGGCCGTAGCCGACATCCTGGTCCTGCTGTTGATCGTATTTGTGGACTTCCTTTTGGAGGACTTCATTCTCGGAGCGCCTCTGCCCCACTCGCTCAACAAAGCCGTGCAGGTTCTGGAGTTCTCCTCCATCCACACCTCCATCTGGATCACAGTGCCCCTGACCGTGGATCGCTACATCGCCGTTTGCCATCCACTGCGCTACCACACCGTATCCTACCCAGCCCGAACTCGCAAAGTGATTTTGGCAGTGTACGTTGGCTGCCTGATCTCCAGCGTCCCGTATTACTGGTGGCCGGAGCTGTGGCACGGGATGCCGGGAGCGAGCAACGGCGGCCGCAGCAGCAGCGCAGGACAGCACGTATTGGTATGGGTCCACTGTGCCACCGTTTATCTGCTCCCATGCTCGGTTTTCTTCTCGCTCAATGCCATCATCGTACGCAAGCTCCGCTGCCGCCGTAGCTGCTTCCGTCTTCGAGGGTACTCAACTGGAAAGACCACGGCCATCCTGCTGGCAATCACCTCAGTGTTCGCCGTGCTGTGGGCGCCGCGTACGCTTATGATCCTTTACCACCTTTACACGGCACAGCCGGCGATGCCTGGCCCCGCCAGATTGCTGCACTTAGTCACGGATGTGGCGAACATGCTCGCGCTGCTCAACACCGGCGTCAACTTCTTCCTCTACTGCTTCATTAGCAAGCGCTTTCGCAGGATGGCCGGCACGGTGCTAAAGGCCTTATTCCGATGCAGGAAGCAACCACCGCCTTTTTACGCCAGTCACAACTTCTCCATCACCAGCAGTCCGTGGATCTCACCAGCCAACTCCCACTGCATCAAGATGCTGGTGTACCAATACGACAAGAACGGCAAACCAGTCTGCATATCCTCCTGA
- the rnps1 gene encoding RNA-binding protein with serine-rich domain 1, with amino-acid sequence MIMAPSPTKRRERSEDKPRERGKEKAAGKEGAEKERGRDKIRKRRSNSTGSSSSRSRSSSSSSSSSGSSSGSSSGSSSSSGSSRSGSSSSSRSSSSSGSSGSPSPSRRRHDNRRRSRSKSKSQKRTDEKERKRRSPSPKPTKLYLGRLTRNVTKEHIQEIFSTYGKIKMIDMPPDRLHPNLSKGYAYVEYESPEDAQKALKHMDGGQIDGQEITATAVLPQRIRPAMRRPSPPRRMPPPPPMWRRTPPRMRRRSRSPRRRSPVRRRSRSRSPGRRRHRSRSSSNSSR; translated from the exons GGCACCATCACCAACCAAGCGCAGGGAGCGTTCAGAGGACAAACCCAGGGAACGAGGGAAGGAGAAGGCTGCTGGGAAAGAGGGAGCGGAGAAGGAGAGGGGCAGAGACAAGATCCGCAAGCGGCGCAGTAACTCCACCgggagcagcagcagcag ATCCAGGTCCAGTTCCAGCTCCAGCAGCAGCTCTGGATCCAGTTCGGGCTCATCCAGCGGGTCCAGCTCTTCTTCTGGTTCCAGCCGCTCCGGTTCGTCCAGTTCCTCTCGTTCCTCTAGTTCATCCGGGTCCTCCGGGTCTCCCAGTCCAAGCCGCCGTCGCCATGACAATCGCCGCCGCTCACGATCAAA GTCCAAATCACAAAAACGGACAGATGAgaaagagaggaagaggaggagcccGAGCCCCAAACCCACCAAACTTTATCTGGGAAGACTCACCAGGAACGTAACCAAG GAACATATTCAAGAGATCTTTTCGACTTATGGCAAGATAAAGATGATCGACATGCCTCCAGACCGTTTGCACCCTAATTTGTCAAAGGGTTACGCTTATGTTGAATATGAGTCTCCAGAGGATGCCCAGAAAGCCCTGAAACACATGGACGGAG GTCAGATCGACGGTCAGGAAATCACAGCCACGGCTGTCCTGCCTCAGAGGATACGACCTGCCATGAGAAGACCATCACCTCCACGCAGGATGCCTCCTCCGCCTCCCATGTGGCGCCGCACACCGCCTCGCATGAGGAGAAG GTCTCGGTCTCCACGGCGACGCTCCCCGGTGAGAAGGCGCTCTCGTTCCAGGTCTCCGGGTCGCAGACGACACCGTTCCCGCTCCAGTTCCAACTCGTCCCGTTAG